One genomic region from Carcharodon carcharias isolate sCarCar2 chromosome 12, sCarCar2.pri, whole genome shotgun sequence encodes:
- the LOC121284734 gene encoding UDP-glucuronosyltransferase 1A1-like, with translation MASIPHRLLFLLTSLWGVTEGGHLLVVPMDGSHWLNLKALMDELGRRGHDVVVVVPEINMKMGPSPHYTTKVFPVPYSRGDMERLRPSIFANKTVFEMISTGFQKASSLQQLLLTTCESLLYNTELMRELAQRKFDALLTDPFVPCGTIVAENLSLPTINLLRGLPCGLDNLATQCPQPLSYVPRILSGNTDRMTFLQRMKNVLLSLLEPLLCWFIYSPFEELAQRFLQRDVTLVQLLSQTSIWLLRYDFTLEYPRPLMPNMVLVGGINCKDRKPLPQELEVFMNSSGEHGVVIFTLGSMVSEMPAEISNRIASALGQIPQKVLWRYTGELPTTLAPNTKLLEWLPQNDLLGHPKTRAFITHGGINGIYETICSGVPSVMIPLFGDQGYNVDHMVDRGAGVRLDIERMSSHDLVIALNTVINDTSYKETMMKLSSLHKHRPVHPMDLSVYWVEFVMKRRGAEHLHPAAHDLNWIQYHSLDVIGVLLISVVASVWSMAKCCSCCCKRCLCGARYRMKRKPD, from the exons ATGGCTTCCATCCCTCACAGGCTGTTGTTTCTCCTCACTTCCCTGTGGGGAGTGACCGAAGGTGGGCACCTCCTCGTGGTGCCCATGGACGGAAGCCACTGGTTAAACCTGAAAGCTCTGATGGACGAGCTTGGCCGAAGGGGTCACGACGTGGTGGTTGTAGTGCCCGAGATCAACATGAAAATGGGCCCATCCCCTCACTACACAACCAAGGTGTTCCCGGTGCCTTACAGCAGGGGGGACATGGAGAGGCTGAGGCCAAGCATCTTCGCCAACAAGACTGTGTTCGAAATGATCAGCACTGGCTTCCAAAAGGCAAGCAGTCTTCAGCAGCTCCTCTTAACCACATGTGAGAGCCTACTGTACAACACAGAGCTGATGCGGGAGCTGGCCCAGAGAAAATTTGATGCATTGCTGACTGACCCTTTTGTCCCCTGTGGCACTATTGTTGCAGAGAACCTCTCGCTGCCCACGATCAATCTGCTGCGGGGGCTGCCTTGTGGCTTGGATAACTTAGCCACGCAATGCCCCCAGCCGCTCTCCTACGTGCCAAGGATTTTGTCAGGGAACACCGATCGGATGACCTTCCTGCAAAGGATGAAAAATGTACTGCTCAGCTTACTGGAGCCGCTGTTGTGCTGGTTCATATATTCGCCTTTTGAAGAGCTGGCCCAGAGGTTCCTTCAGAGAGATGTGACACTGGTCCAGCTGCTGAGTCAAACTTCCATCTGGCTGCTGAGGTACGACTTCACGCTTGAGTATCCGAGACCTCTGATGCCAAATATGGTGCTGGTTGGAGGCATTAACTGCAAGGACAGGAAACCCTTACCACAG GAACTTGAAGTATTTATGAACAGCTCTGGGGAGCATGGCGTCGTGATCTTTACCCTTGGGTCGATGGTGTCGGAAATGCCTGCTGAGATATCTAATCGTATTGCAAGTGCTTTGGGGCAGATTCCTCAGAAG GTTCTGTGGAGATATACTGGAGAGCTTCCTACCACACTAGCACCAAATACAAAACTATTAGAATGGCTACCACAGAATGACTTACTCG gacatcccaaaacgcGAGCCTTCATCACCCACGGAGGGATCAATGGGATCTATGAGACCATTTGCAGCGGTGTACCATCTGTCATGATACCCTTGTTTGGCGATCAAGGTTATAACGTAGACCACATGGTGGATCGTGgtgctggagttaggctggataTAGAACGCATGAGCTCGCACGATCTAGTCATCGCATTAAACACAGTTATCAATGATACCAG CTACAAAGAAACCATGATGAAGCTGTCTTCACTGCACAAGCATCGTCCTGTCCATCCCATGGACCTGTCTGTCTACTGGGTGGAATTTGTGATGAAGCGCAGGGGGGCAGAGCATTTGCACCCAGCAGCTCATGACCTCAACTGGATCCAGTACCACAGCCTGGATGTCATCGGTGTGCTTCTCATCTCTGTGGTGGCCTCTGTGTGGTCAATGGCTAagtgttgctcctgttgctgtaaGCGATGTTTGTGCGGAGCGAGGTATCGGATGAAGAGAAAACCAGATTAG